A region from the Aquimarina sp. ERC-38 genome encodes:
- a CDS encoding CocE/NonD family hydrolase, whose protein sequence is MRLYFFNLLFLFFIVSCFYGQQQDSLLLKKNYDLKEYRIPMRDGAELFTVIYTPKDTSKKYPILINRTCYNASKYTNYQYNGYPSKYIVKDGYILVFQDVRGRYMSDGTFDNMRPNIAGNNPKNKNDIDESSDTYDTIDWLLKNIKGSNDKVGMYGISYPGHYAAAGLIDAHPALKAVSPQAPIADFFFDDFHHQGAYLQSYTAAFAVFGYQKDSLTRKTWYTDKIKRFYDNPTPDAYDFFLKMGPLKNVTKKYHHDNFFWKQVTEHPNYDEFWQKRNILPHLTNIEPAVMTVGGWFDAEDLYGPLNIYKTIEVTSPKADNTIVMGPFDHGGWAREKGKTVHNHIYFGDSIATFFLKEIEQKFFARHLKNENSNSLPEAYMYDTGSKEWKKFNKWPPENIESVILVFGNNGKLSINGSIDKKLKFEYTSDPQKPVPYTSQTQGLTFTPRRYMSDDQREASRRPDVLTFETESLTSDRTLAGEIMAKLKVAISTTDTDFIVKIIDVYPPEHKNFEHNPDNIIMGGYQQLVRAEVFRGRFRNSFEKPKPFVPGNPEDVNFRLQDILHTFKKGHRIMVQIHSTWFPYIDRNPQKYIDNIYKANEEDFIKSNITVFGSSTVEVGGTQNCCEPALFQADKGEFKN, encoded by the coding sequence ATGCGACTCTATTTTTTTAATTTACTTTTTTTATTTTTTATAGTATCATGCTTCTACGGTCAGCAACAGGATTCTTTATTATTAAAAAAGAATTACGATCTAAAAGAATATCGTATTCCTATGCGTGATGGAGCCGAACTTTTTACTGTGATTTATACACCCAAAGACACTTCTAAAAAATATCCTATTTTGATAAATCGCACTTGTTACAATGCGTCTAAATATACGAATTATCAATATAATGGATATCCTTCAAAATATATAGTTAAAGATGGCTATATCCTGGTATTTCAAGATGTTCGGGGACGGTATATGTCTGATGGTACTTTTGATAATATGCGACCAAACATTGCTGGGAATAATCCTAAGAATAAGAATGATATTGACGAAAGTTCAGATACTTATGATACTATTGACTGGTTGTTAAAAAACATAAAAGGTTCTAATGATAAAGTAGGTATGTACGGGATATCTTATCCAGGACATTATGCAGCTGCGGGTTTGATTGATGCACATCCAGCATTAAAAGCGGTATCTCCTCAAGCTCCAATTGCAGATTTTTTCTTTGACGACTTCCATCATCAAGGTGCTTATCTACAAAGTTATACCGCAGCTTTTGCTGTCTTTGGATATCAAAAAGATAGTCTTACCCGTAAAACCTGGTATACAGATAAAATTAAACGATTTTACGATAATCCGACTCCTGATGCATACGACTTTTTTCTCAAAATGGGGCCTCTTAAAAATGTTACTAAAAAGTATCATCATGATAACTTCTTTTGGAAGCAAGTAACAGAACATCCCAACTATGATGAATTTTGGCAAAAAAGGAATATTTTACCTCACTTAACTAATATTGAACCAGCAGTAATGACAGTTGGGGGATGGTTTGATGCTGAAGACCTCTACGGTCCGCTAAACATTTATAAGACTATAGAAGTAACTAGTCCTAAAGCCGATAATACTATTGTAATGGGACCATTTGACCATGGTGGCTGGGCAAGGGAAAAAGGAAAAACGGTTCATAATCATATATATTTTGGAGATAGTATTGCTACCTTTTTCCTCAAGGAAATAGAGCAAAAATTCTTTGCAAGACACTTAAAGAATGAAAATTCAAATTCTTTACCAGAAGCCTATATGTATGACACAGGGTCAAAAGAATGGAAGAAATTTAATAAATGGCCTCCAGAAAATATTGAAAGCGTAATTTTAGTTTTTGGTAATAATGGTAAACTTAGTATTAATGGTTCCATAGATAAAAAGTTAAAATTTGAATATACCAGTGATCCTCAGAAGCCCGTACCTTATACTTCCCAGACTCAAGGTTTAACATTCACCCCTAGAAGATATATGTCTGATGACCAGCGAGAAGCCTCTCGTCGCCCAGACGTATTAACTTTTGAGACAGAATCCTTGACTTCAGACCGAACGCTTGCTGGTGAAATTATGGCTAAGTTAAAAGTTGCAATTAGTACTACCGATACTGATTTTATAGTAAAAATTATTGATGTCTATCCGCCCGAACATAAGAACTTTGAGCACAATCCCGATAATATTATTATGGGCGGTTATCAACAATTGGTCCGTGCGGAGGTTTTTAGAGGAAGGTTTCGAAATAGTTTTGAAAAACCAAAACCGTTCGTTCCCGGTAACCCCGAAGATGTAAATTTTCGTTTACAGGATATTTTACATACTTTTAAAAAGGGACATCGTATTATGGTACAAATTCATAGTACCTGGTTTCCCTATATTGACCGTAACCCACAAAAATATATAGATAATATTTACAAGGCCAATGAAGAAGATTTTATAAAATCAAACATTACTGTTTTCGGTTCTTCTACTGTTGAAGTAGGTGGTACTCAAAACTGTTGTGAACCAGCTTTATTTCAGGCAGATAAGGGGGAATTTAAGAATTAG
- a CDS encoding antibiotic biosynthesis monooxygenase family protein has protein sequence MILEQALLYVKKGEATNFEKDFATASQYISHIEGYIRHSLHKCMEVENKYLLLVHWKDIESHEVNFRTSEEYQHWKKLLHHYYEPFPIVEHYEIIFKNEGS, from the coding sequence ATGATATTAGAACAAGCATTGCTTTACGTAAAAAAAGGAGAAGCCACCAATTTTGAAAAAGATTTTGCTACGGCTTCTCAATATATTTCTCATATTGAAGGGTATATACGCCATTCTTTACACAAATGTATGGAAGTCGAAAATAAATATCTTTTATTAGTGCATTGGAAGGATATTGAAAGCCATGAAGTAAATTTTAGAACTTCGGAAGAATATCAGCATTGGAAAAAGTTATTACATCATTATTATGAACCTTTTCCTATAGTAGAACATTATGAGATTATTTTTAAAAACGAAGGATCGTAA
- a CDS encoding ATP-binding cassette domain-containing protein, with protein sequence MITISGLSKSYGSVLILNNISYTFNTGKIYGIIGKNGAGKTTLFNCMTGLESYTGSITFKNNTKKNLGYLATEPFFFPKLTGREYIRLLVQARNIKNFTIEDNNIFELPLDRYVDQYSTGMKKKLALTAILGQGNSCYILDEPFNGVDLQSNMIIEELLFKLKSLNKTILISSHILSTLTNFCDELLLLENGIFSKKVTPENFVQFEADIKMETIKKNLDRMKL encoded by the coding sequence TTGATTACAATTTCAGGTTTATCTAAAAGTTATGGTTCGGTATTAATTTTAAACAATATTTCGTACACCTTTAATACAGGAAAAATCTATGGGATTATTGGTAAAAACGGAGCGGGAAAAACTACTTTATTTAATTGTATGACCGGGTTAGAAAGCTATACCGGATCGATAACTTTTAAAAATAATACAAAAAAGAATTTGGGTTACCTTGCGACCGAACCTTTTTTCTTTCCTAAACTTACCGGAAGAGAATATATTAGACTCTTAGTTCAGGCACGAAATATTAAAAACTTCACTATTGAAGATAATAATATTTTTGAACTTCCTCTGGATAGGTATGTTGATCAGTATTCTACCGGAATGAAAAAGAAATTAGCTCTTACAGCTATACTTGGCCAGGGCAACTCTTGTTATATTCTGGATGAACCTTTTAACGGGGTTGACCTTCAAAGCAATATGATCATTGAAGAATTACTCTTTAAATTAAAATCCTTGAATAAAACTATACTTATCAGTTCTCATATCTTATCTACCCTAACTAATTTCTGCGATGAACTTCTATTATTAGAAAACGGCATATTCTCTAAAAAAGTAACCCCAGAAAATTTTGTTCAATTTGAAGCCGACATAAAAATGGAAACTATTAAAAAGAACCTTGATAGGATGAAATTATAA
- a CDS encoding bifunctional alpha,alpha-trehalose-phosphate synthase (UDP-forming)/trehalose-phosphatase, translated as MSKTIIISNRLPLQLKIDNDSIEATPSVGGLATGMKSVHSDSDGIWIGWSGLTEDCLTPQLHKKVNQTLKEHQCSGVALSQEELDGYYFGFSNDTLWPLFHYFMEYTRFERDTWEMYQKVNQKFADKVIETYKDGDTIWVHDYQLLLVPQLVRNQIPEATIGFFLHIPFPSYEVFRTIPYRKELLEGLLGSNLIGFHTYDYERHFLSATQRILGHEINFNTVQLENRNVVVDSFPMGIDYQKFHKAAISHDKKDKKNKSEVQQEIDKHLKEGSKAKLILSIDRLDYTKGIANRLRAFEYFLEKYPQFKGKARLVMLAVPSRSDVPQYQLLKNEIDQLVGRINGRFAEVSWTPIWYFYRSMPFENLIDLYTSSEVALLTPIRDGMNLVAKEYVAARVDKKGVLILSEMTGASKEMSEALIINPNNFEEIADTIKYALEMPVEEQIKRNSAMQKRLQRYDVERWASDFMEALELTQQHEKQIALKKLNTTIKNHMFSDFKKAKQRILFLDYDGTLAPFQKIPEHAKPTEELYTILDAIYELPDTKLIIITGRDKDTFNKWFGHKPYTLITEHGAWLRETGKDWELMEAVGNKWFEVIAPILETFTDRTPGSIIEEKNYSLAWHYRNVDPDLARKRAVEVKTTIQHLIANHNLEIMDGDKVLEIKAGGVNKGKSATKMLMNTDYEFIFAIGDDWTDEFMFKELPESTYTIKVGFKKTKAKYYVEGTKEVHQLLKDFASAL; from the coding sequence ATGAGTAAAACTATCATTATTTCAAATCGATTACCCTTACAACTAAAAATTGATAATGATTCTATAGAAGCTACGCCCAGCGTAGGAGGATTAGCTACAGGTATGAAATCCGTTCATTCCGATAGTGACGGGATTTGGATAGGCTGGAGCGGACTGACAGAAGATTGCCTGACACCTCAATTGCATAAGAAAGTAAACCAGACACTTAAAGAGCATCAGTGCTCCGGAGTGGCACTATCACAAGAGGAATTGGATGGCTACTACTTCGGATTTAGTAATGATACCCTGTGGCCATTATTTCATTATTTTATGGAATATACGCGGTTTGAAAGAGATACCTGGGAGATGTATCAGAAGGTCAACCAAAAGTTTGCCGATAAAGTTATCGAAACTTATAAAGACGGAGATACCATCTGGGTACATGATTATCAATTATTACTGGTTCCACAATTAGTACGCAACCAGATTCCGGAAGCTACCATCGGATTCTTTTTACATATCCCATTTCCTTCTTATGAAGTATTCCGTACGATTCCTTATCGTAAAGAACTTCTGGAAGGTTTATTAGGATCCAATTTAATTGGATTTCATACCTATGATTATGAACGTCATTTTTTAAGCGCAACCCAGCGTATTTTAGGACATGAGATTAATTTTAACACCGTTCAGTTAGAGAACCGGAATGTCGTGGTAGATTCTTTTCCTATGGGAATTGATTACCAAAAATTTCATAAAGCTGCCATCTCTCATGATAAAAAGGATAAAAAGAACAAAAGTGAAGTTCAACAGGAAATTGATAAACATTTAAAGGAAGGTAGTAAAGCCAAATTAATTCTATCTATTGACCGTCTGGATTATACCAAGGGTATTGCCAATCGTCTGCGTGCCTTTGAATATTTTTTAGAGAAATATCCGCAATTTAAAGGAAAAGCGCGTTTGGTGATGTTGGCCGTTCCTTCCCGATCAGACGTTCCGCAATACCAATTATTAAAAAATGAAATTGATCAATTAGTAGGAAGAATTAACGGAAGGTTTGCCGAGGTCAGTTGGACACCTATCTGGTATTTCTATCGATCCATGCCTTTTGAAAACCTGATTGACCTCTATACTTCGAGTGAAGTTGCTTTGCTTACCCCTATCCGGGATGGTATGAACCTGGTGGCTAAAGAATATGTGGCAGCAAGAGTAGATAAAAAAGGGGTTTTAATTTTAAGTGAAATGACAGGAGCATCTAAAGAAATGAGCGAAGCTTTAATTATTAACCCTAATAACTTTGAAGAGATTGCAGATACTATAAAATATGCACTGGAAATGCCGGTAGAAGAGCAGATAAAACGAAATAGTGCCATGCAAAAACGATTGCAACGCTATGATGTAGAACGTTGGGCTTCGGATTTTATGGAAGCGCTGGAATTAACGCAACAGCATGAAAAGCAAATTGCGCTTAAAAAGTTAAATACCACCATTAAAAACCATATGTTTTCGGACTTTAAAAAGGCGAAGCAACGTATTTTATTTTTGGATTATGACGGTACGCTAGCCCCATTTCAAAAAATTCCGGAACATGCCAAACCTACCGAAGAATTATATACCATTCTGGATGCTATCTATGAATTACCTGATACTAAACTTATTATAATCACAGGTAGAGATAAAGACACCTTTAATAAATGGTTTGGTCATAAACCCTATACTTTAATTACAGAACATGGAGCCTGGTTACGCGAAACCGGGAAAGACTGGGAATTAATGGAAGCCGTAGGTAATAAATGGTTTGAGGTTATTGCACCTATTTTAGAAACTTTTACAGACCGGACTCCCGGTTCTATTATCGAAGAAAAAAATTATTCGCTAGCCTGGCATTATCGTAATGTTGACCCGGATTTGGCTAGAAAACGCGCGGTAGAAGTAAAAACAACCATACAACATTTGATTGCAAATCATAACCTCGAAATTATGGACGGTGATAAAGTATTGGAAATAAAAGCCGGGGGCGTCAATAAAGGTAAATCAGCTACTAAAATGTTAATGAATACCGACTATGAATTTATTTTTGCCATAGGTGACGACTGGACGGATGAATTTATGTTTAAAGAACTTCCGGAAAGTACATATACTATCAAAGTTGGTTTTAAAAAAACGAAAGCAAAATATTATGTAGAAGGAACTAAAGAAGTACACCAGTTGTTAAAGGATTTTGCTTCGGCACTTTAA
- the fahA gene encoding fumarylacetoacetase, whose amino-acid sequence MPITANNPNRQTWIATSSKTDFPIQNIPFGVFLTRDDIITIGTRIGDTAIDLGALHQLGYFEGIPLTDDIFLQDSLNDFISDGKKTWRLVRNRIAEIFDKENKALQNNEEHKKIVLFKLEEIEMQLPVTVGDYTDFYSSKEHATNVGTMFRDPDNALLPNWLHMPVGYHGRSSSIIPSGIPVHRPQGQKIIDGADSPIFGPSRLVDFELEMAFITTDANPLGEPIPVDEAEDYIFGLVLFNDWSARDIQKWEYVPLGPFLGKSFASSISPWIITLDALEPFRVAGPKPEKEQLPYLQTEGERSFDIHLEVAIQPEKGKPVKVCKSNFKYMYWNMSQQLAHHTINGCPVNSGDMMGSGTISGPTPDSYGSMLELSWKGKNPVQLSDGENRKFIEDNDTVIMTGYCKNKDVRIGFGEVSTKLLPVFKK is encoded by the coding sequence AGACAGACGTGGATTGCTACTTCTTCAAAAACCGATTTTCCTATCCAAAATATTCCTTTTGGGGTATTTCTTACCCGGGATGATATCATAACCATAGGAACCCGTATCGGAGATACAGCGATTGACCTGGGAGCATTACATCAATTGGGCTACTTTGAAGGGATTCCTTTAACAGATGATATTTTTTTACAAGATAGTTTAAATGACTTTATCTCTGATGGTAAAAAAACCTGGCGGTTGGTTCGAAACCGTATTGCCGAAATTTTTGATAAAGAAAACAAGGCGCTTCAAAATAATGAAGAACATAAAAAAATAGTGCTGTTTAAACTGGAAGAAATTGAAATGCAACTTCCGGTCACGGTAGGGGATTATACCGATTTTTACAGCAGTAAAGAACATGCTACCAATGTAGGAACTATGTTTAGGGATCCTGACAACGCCCTTTTACCTAACTGGCTACATATGCCGGTAGGGTACCACGGCCGTAGTAGTTCTATTATTCCGTCAGGCATACCAGTTCACCGTCCGCAAGGGCAAAAAATTATCGACGGAGCGGATAGTCCGATCTTTGGGCCATCGCGATTGGTTGATTTTGAACTGGAAATGGCATTTATTACTACCGATGCAAATCCGTTAGGAGAACCTATACCAGTAGATGAAGCAGAAGATTATATTTTTGGACTAGTATTGTTTAATGATTGGAGTGCCCGGGATATTCAAAAATGGGAATATGTTCCGCTTGGCCCCTTCTTAGGAAAAAGTTTTGCCTCTTCTATTTCACCGTGGATTATTACTTTGGATGCTTTGGAACCCTTTCGGGTAGCTGGGCCAAAACCGGAAAAAGAACAACTCCCCTACTTACAAACCGAAGGGGAACGAAGTTTTGACATTCACCTGGAGGTTGCTATTCAACCGGAAAAGGGAAAGCCAGTTAAAGTTTGTAAGAGTAACTTTAAATATATGTACTGGAATATGAGCCAACAACTGGCACATCATACCATTAACGGATGCCCGGTAAATTCGGGTGATATGATGGGTAGTGGTACGATTTCCGGACCTACTCCGGATTCTTACGGATCGATGTTGGAATTAAGTTGGAAAGGTAAAAATCCGGTACAACTATCTGATGGAGAAAACCGAAAATTTATTGAAGACAACGATACGGTAATTATGACGGGATATTGTAAAAATAAAGATGTTCGTATTGGTTTTGGAGAAGTATCTACAAAATTACTTCCGGTTTTTAAGAAGTAG
- a CDS encoding glycoside hydrolase family 15 protein produces the protein MDNLDYGIIGNCRSAALISKYGSIDWGCLPNFDSDSVFAKILDEKIGGSFEILVKDTYKISQKYIPSTNILVTEFADGDHIFEAIDFMPRYKNADGTFYAPADIIRYIKLISGTPKFRVKYDPKLEYAIAATEHKIESDYIKSITYDDKYDTLYLYTDLDREKVLASEEFTLTEHAYFVVSYHEKILKQSLERSYLKMQRTRVYWLNWSENTTSYNFYNDQILRSALVLKLLSYEKSGAVLAAATTSLPETIGEVRNWDYRFCWIRDASMVIKVISNLGHKNLAKRFLQFIIDIIPDKDQKIQIMYGINGETKLTEKTLDHLSGYKGSSPVRIGNAAYHQKQHDIYGILMDVIYQQFVKFDTDVDNSEGLWTICKSIVHIVNVNWEKPDKGIWEFRTEERHFTFSKLLCWVAVDRAIKIGELIDKTNKNERWIQLRDRIYQDIYTKSWNEEIQAYTQSYGSADLDASTLLMESYGFIKARDPRFISTVKATEKELCNDGLLYRYKNKDDFGLPSSSFTICSFWFINSLYKIGERKEAKRLFDQLLSYSNHLGLFSEDIDFKSKRLLGNFPQAYSHLALIETAVNFCGGITEEDRIMESIHE, from the coding sequence ATGGATAATTTAGATTACGGAATCATTGGGAATTGTAGAAGTGCTGCGCTTATTTCTAAGTACGGTTCTATCGATTGGGGGTGTCTTCCTAATTTTGATTCGGATTCTGTTTTTGCAAAAATTCTGGATGAAAAAATAGGGGGAAGCTTTGAGATTTTAGTAAAAGATACTTATAAGATTTCACAGAAATACATTCCCAGTACAAATATTCTAGTTACAGAATTTGCTGATGGTGATCACATTTTTGAAGCTATTGATTTTATGCCCCGCTATAAGAATGCTGACGGTACCTTTTATGCCCCGGCAGATATTATCCGGTATATTAAACTAATTTCCGGTACGCCTAAATTTAGGGTAAAATACGATCCAAAACTAGAATATGCAATTGCAGCTACCGAACATAAAATCGAAAGCGATTATATCAAGAGTATTACGTATGACGACAAATATGATACTTTATATCTATACACTGATCTGGATCGAGAAAAAGTATTAGCATCCGAAGAATTTACACTTACCGAACATGCCTATTTTGTAGTCAGTTATCATGAAAAAATATTAAAACAATCCCTGGAACGTTCGTATTTAAAAATGCAACGTACCCGGGTCTACTGGTTAAACTGGAGTGAAAATACCACCTCTTATAACTTTTATAACGATCAGATTTTACGAAGTGCTCTAGTCTTAAAATTGTTAAGCTACGAGAAGTCAGGAGCTGTTCTAGCTGCTGCTACCACTTCGTTACCGGAAACCATTGGAGAAGTACGTAACTGGGATTACCGGTTTTGCTGGATTAGAGATGCGTCAATGGTGATTAAAGTAATTTCGAACCTGGGTCACAAAAATTTGGCAAAACGGTTTTTACAATTTATCATAGATATTATACCAGATAAGGATCAAAAGATCCAAATTATGTATGGTATCAACGGTGAAACGAAGCTTACGGAAAAAACTCTGGATCACTTAAGTGGGTATAAAGGATCTAGCCCGGTACGGATAGGGAATGCGGCATATCACCAAAAACAACATGATATTTATGGTATTTTGATGGACGTTATTTATCAGCAATTTGTGAAGTTTGATACGGATGTAGATAATAGTGAAGGACTCTGGACTATTTGTAAAAGTATTGTACATATTGTTAATGTTAACTGGGAAAAACCAGATAAAGGTATCTGGGAGTTTAGAACAGAAGAACGGCACTTTACCTTTTCTAAACTTTTATGTTGGGTTGCCGTAGACCGAGCTATAAAAATTGGGGAATTAATTGATAAAACCAATAAAAACGAACGTTGGATTCAGTTACGGGATCGTATTTACCAAGATATTTATACCAAGTCCTGGAACGAAGAAATACAGGCATATACCCAATCGTACGGTTCCGCTGACCTAGATGCTTCTACTTTATTGATGGAATCCTATGGTTTTATTAAAGCTCGAGACCCACGTTTTATCAGTACTGTCAAGGCTACTGAAAAGGAGTTATGTAATGATGGCTTGTTGTATCGTTATAAAAACAAAGATGATTTTGGCTTACCCTCTTCGTCTTTTACAATTTGTAGTTTCTGGTTTATTAATAGTTTGTATAAAATAGGAGAACGTAAAGAGGCCAAGCGTTTGTTTGACCAATTATTATCTTATAGCAACCATCTGGGCTTGTTTAGTGAAGATATAGACTTTAAGTCCAAACGATTGTTAGGTAATTTTCCACAAGCTTATTCGCATTTGGCTTTAATTGAAACTGCAGTTAACTTTTGTGGGGGCATTACCGAAGAAGACCGGATTATGGAATCTATTCATGAATAA
- a CDS encoding ABC transporter permease: MLYHFQLQATLLLRRLKLFGISPLLGIPFIAIVFFCFSNWIFLKLVAAPYLYLFIVLFLVTSFSSKKRNDFLHNCYGRSTHKFIRVIENILISLPVAFIFLFQKLWIYSIVSISIAIITGLFSFHIDRNFTIPTPFYKHPFEFILGFRKTYLAYLFVYFLGSISVYVGNFNLCIFSMLVFFFTAISYYNLIEDPYIVWSYDTTPEEFIRKKLKIALQFSLLSLLPLFGFVLVFFFESLDIFLAASFIGITYLATAILLKYAFFPNTDQLPRQLLFFVVIIFPPALLFTIPYFYKKSVQSLKFYLR, from the coding sequence ATGCTGTATCACTTTCAACTTCAGGCTACTTTGTTATTGCGAAGGCTTAAGCTTTTTGGTATTTCCCCATTACTGGGAATACCATTCATCGCCATCGTGTTTTTCTGTTTTTCAAATTGGATTTTTCTAAAATTAGTTGCTGCCCCCTATCTTTATCTTTTTATAGTACTCTTTTTAGTTACTAGTTTTTCTTCAAAAAAAAGAAATGACTTTTTACATAATTGTTATGGAAGGTCAACCCATAAGTTTATAAGAGTTATAGAAAATATCTTAATTAGCTTACCGGTAGCTTTTATCTTTCTCTTTCAGAAATTATGGATTTATTCAATTGTTTCTATAAGTATTGCTATAATTACCGGCTTGTTTTCTTTTCATATCGATAGAAATTTTACTATTCCAACGCCATTTTATAAACATCCTTTTGAATTTATCCTGGGCTTTAGAAAGACATATTTGGCGTACTTATTTGTGTATTTCCTTGGTTCGATTTCGGTTTATGTAGGTAATTTTAATCTTTGTATTTTTAGTATGTTGGTATTTTTCTTTACGGCTATTTCTTATTACAACCTTATCGAAGACCCATATATTGTATGGTCGTATGATACCACCCCCGAGGAATTTATACGGAAAAAATTAAAAATTGCTTTACAGTTTTCATTACTATCCTTACTTCCGCTTTTTGGATTCGTACTTGTATTCTTTTTTGAATCGCTGGACATTTTTCTTGCCGCATCATTTATTGGAATTACATATTTAGCAACCGCTATTTTATTAAAATATGCTTTTTTTCCTAATACAGACCAATTGCCGAGACAGCTTTTGTTTTTCGTAGTAATTATTTTTCCTCCGGCTTTACTTTTTACCATACCCTATTTTTATAAAAAATCAGTACAAAGTTTAAAATTTTATTTACGTTGA
- a CDS encoding mechanosensitive ion channel family protein: MNFNLFGTINQLFLRQLLIGFGILIASYIALHLILKAVGRDSRFLIPPHFATRIKLPLFLLLAAVTTKLLPVEEYVTEELTATTNGIATILLIIAITWIIIAVLKVIKQRIVASYDINASNNLRARKIYTQFNILERIAIFIIIVFAIGIGLMSFESIRSIGVSMLTSAGVAGIIIGFSAQKALGTLLAGIQIAFTQPIRLDDVVIVEGEWGTIEEITLTYVVIKIWDKRRLIVPTTYFIEKPFQNWTRETSEILGTVFIFTDYKMNVEALRTELTRVLHATELWDKQVNVLQVTDVKPEGIEIRALMSAKDSPTAWDLRVHVREQLVRFIQENYPESIPRSRILLKKSEATT, translated from the coding sequence ATGAACTTTAACCTATTCGGAACTATCAACCAACTCTTTCTTCGGCAACTCCTTATCGGATTTGGAATTTTAATTGCATCGTATATTGCTTTGCACTTGATTTTAAAAGCGGTTGGTAGGGATTCACGATTTTTAATACCTCCGCATTTCGCTACCCGAATAAAACTTCCGTTATTCCTTTTACTAGCAGCCGTTACTACTAAGTTACTTCCGGTAGAAGAATACGTAACCGAAGAATTGACTGCTACCACCAATGGTATTGCTACGATTCTACTTATCATTGCTATTACCTGGATTATTATAGCAGTATTAAAAGTAATTAAACAACGTATTGTAGCTAGTTATGATATCAATGCTTCCAACAATTTACGGGCACGAAAAATTTATACGCAGTTCAATATCCTGGAACGCATTGCCATTTTTATCATTATAGTCTTTGCAATCGGCATTGGTCTAATGAGTTTTGAAAGCATCCGAAGTATTGGTGTAAGTATGCTAACTTCCGCTGGGGTGGCAGGGATCATTATTGGTTTTTCTGCTCAGAAAGCCCTGGGTACTCTACTTGCCGGTATCCAGATTGCATTTACCCAACCCATACGCCTAGACGATGTAGTTATTGTAGAAGGAGAATGGGGTACTATTGAAGAAATTACCCTGACGTACGTAGTTATCAAAATTTGGGATAAGCGTAGGTTAATCGTACCTACTACCTATTTTATCGAAAAACCCTTTCAAAACTGGACTCGCGAAACTTCAGAAATTCTGGGAACCGTATTTATTTTTACGGATTATAAAATGAATGTAGAAGCTTTGCGTACAGAACTGACTCGGGTGTTACATGCGACAGAATTATGGGACAAACAAGTCAATGTATTACAAGTGACTGACGTAAAACCCGAAGGTATCGAAATTCGGGCACTAATGAGTGCAAAAGACTCCCCTACTGCTTGGGATTTACGAGTACATGTCCGGGAACAACTGGTTCGTTTTATACAGGAAAATTATCCGGAAAGTATACCACGCTCTCGAATTTTATTAAAGAAATCGGAAGCAACTACTTAA